A part of Gemmatimonas groenlandica genomic DNA contains:
- a CDS encoding zinc-binding dehydrogenase, which translates to MTMRALTIDAHGGLDQLRVRDDMPVPTLDGPNSVRVRIKAAAINRLDLWVLGGIPGVKIQPGWVLGSDGAGVIDAVGDAVQGIAPGDHVILNPGLVDRSCRCEYCRDGDQPLCLTYGIMGEHRHGTIADYVVVPADNVRVIPGTIPFETAAAFPLATLTAWRMIVTRARVQPSDHVLIWGIGGGVALAALQIVKRIGATAWVTSSSPDKLARAQALGADHLLDHTHPDLGREVRARTSKRGVDVVIDSVGEATFSQSLVALGKRGRLVTCGGTSGPFVQLDVRRMFWNQWTLMGSTMGNDAEFDAMTALFREGDLMPPVDSVWSIEESAKAFERLSSGAQFGKVVVRL; encoded by the coding sequence ATGACCATGCGTGCCCTGACGATCGATGCCCATGGCGGCCTCGACCAGCTTCGCGTCCGCGACGACATGCCCGTGCCGACGCTTGACGGCCCGAACAGTGTCCGCGTAAGGATCAAGGCAGCGGCCATCAATCGGCTCGATCTCTGGGTACTGGGCGGGATTCCCGGGGTCAAAATCCAGCCGGGATGGGTGCTGGGCTCCGACGGGGCGGGGGTGATCGATGCCGTCGGCGATGCCGTGCAGGGCATCGCCCCCGGAGATCACGTGATCCTGAATCCTGGGCTGGTGGACCGGAGCTGCCGTTGTGAGTACTGCCGCGACGGCGACCAGCCTTTATGTCTCACGTACGGCATCATGGGCGAGCATCGTCATGGAACGATTGCCGATTACGTGGTCGTGCCGGCCGACAATGTCCGCGTCATTCCCGGCACGATTCCGTTCGAGACGGCGGCGGCGTTTCCACTGGCCACGCTCACGGCCTGGCGAATGATCGTGACCCGCGCCCGGGTGCAGCCCAGCGATCACGTGCTCATCTGGGGCATCGGCGGCGGGGTGGCGCTGGCGGCACTCCAGATCGTGAAGCGGATCGGCGCGACGGCGTGGGTGACCTCGAGCAGTCCTGACAAGTTGGCGAGAGCGCAGGCGCTCGGCGCCGATCATCTCCTCGACCACACGCACCCCGACCTCGGGCGAGAAGTTCGCGCCCGGACGTCCAAGCGCGGCGTGGACGTGGTGATCGACTCGGTGGGTGAAGCCACCTTCTCGCAGTCGCTGGTCGCGCTCGGCAAGCGGGGGCGTCTGGTCACCTGTGGCGGTACCAGCGGACCGTTCGTGCAGCTCGACGTGCGTCGGATGTTCTGGAATCAGTGGACGCTCATGGGGTCGACGATGGGGAATGATGCCGAGTTCGATGCGATGACGGCGCTCTTTCGCGAGGGCGACTTGATGCCGCCCGTGGACTCCGTCTGGTCGATCGAGGAATCGGCCAAGGCCTTCGAACGGCTCTCCTCTGGCGCGCAGTTCGGCAAAGTCGTCGTACGGCTGTGA
- a CDS encoding mechanosensitive ion channel family protein produces the protein MLQQQFPDSLQFAAAATQTDSGQAALTSTFTERLEQSFALLGEFVPALFGALVILFAGYLVAKVIEKGTARLLRRMHFNQLLERGGVMQAVERSGSHLNPAKVIANLLFWCVMFAVLLVAANAIGLESLANVFSELVSYIPSVIAAIVIIILGIVLGGFVGGLIMASAGGLHGGPWLARTGRAGVIVLAVFMALQELGIATDIVTTAFAILFGAVALALSLSFGLGNRELAAEVTREWYQRYQAERRAIDAEAAADAAEELAEETSEDETAEMPMPQPPVAVAKTPVTVSARQFEESKP, from the coding sequence TTGTTACAGCAACAATTTCCCGACTCTCTGCAGTTCGCGGCCGCCGCGACGCAGACAGACTCGGGTCAGGCCGCTCTCACGTCCACGTTCACGGAACGTCTCGAGCAAAGCTTCGCGCTGCTCGGGGAATTTGTGCCCGCGCTGTTCGGCGCGCTCGTCATACTCTTCGCCGGCTATCTGGTGGCGAAGGTGATCGAGAAGGGCACCGCGCGATTGCTGCGCCGCATGCATTTCAATCAGCTGCTCGAGCGCGGCGGTGTAATGCAAGCCGTCGAGCGTTCGGGGTCGCATCTCAATCCCGCGAAAGTCATCGCCAATCTGCTGTTCTGGTGCGTGATGTTCGCGGTGCTGCTCGTGGCTGCGAATGCGATTGGTCTCGAATCGCTGGCCAATGTGTTCTCCGAACTCGTGAGCTACATCCCGAGTGTGATCGCGGCGATCGTGATCATCATTCTCGGCATCGTGCTCGGCGGATTCGTCGGTGGCCTCATCATGGCGTCGGCAGGCGGACTGCATGGCGGGCCGTGGCTGGCGCGTACGGGCCGTGCCGGTGTGATCGTGCTCGCGGTGTTCATGGCGCTCCAGGAGCTGGGCATCGCGACGGACATCGTCACGACGGCGTTTGCGATCTTGTTCGGTGCGGTGGCGCTGGCGTTGTCGCTGTCGTTCGGTCTGGGCAATCGTGAGCTCGCGGCCGAAGTCACGCGCGAGTGGTATCAGCGCTATCAGGCCGAGCGTCGCGCGATCGACGCCGAAGCGGCAGCCGACGCAGCGGAAGAACTGGCCGAAGAGACATCGGAAGACGAGACCGCCGAGATGCCGATGCCGCAGCCGCCGGTCGCGGTGGCGAAGACGCCCGTCACGGTGAGTGCGCGACAGTTCGAAGAGAGCAAGCCTTGA